In Pirellula sp. SH-Sr6A, the DNA window AGAGCGTCTCCGCACCTTGATCGGTGCGAAGAAAGAACTTGTATAAGTCGGGGCATTGCAACCGCACAAATAAAAAAACCTCCGCTGTACCAGCGGAGGTTTTTTTTAGTCATTTTCGATGCAGATAAAACGTCGACGAGCTACCGGCGGTCCCCGCCGCGATCGCCACCGCGGTCTCCACCGCTGGACCGGCCGCCGCCACCGCCACTGCCACCACCGCTACCGCCACGGCTTCGGCCCCGTCCGCCACCGCGTCGGAATCCGCCTCCGCCTCCCCCGCTGCCACCGCTGCTTCCACGATCACCGCCTCGGTCACCGCCTCGGTCACCGCCTCGCCCGCGACCTCCGCGATCTCCCGTGCGTGCTTCGGTCCGTTCTGGCCGATCGGCTCGCTCTGGCTTTTCATCAAAGCCAATGTCATCGCCGAGATCATCGCCACCGAAGTCATCGAGATCGTCTGACTCTTCCGATGGTGCTGCGAATTCATCTTCCATACCCAGCTCTTCCAATGCTCGGCGTCGGGAGAGCTTCACGCGGTCGTGATCATCGATGTCGATGACGATTACCTTCATCGCATCCCCGACCTTGCATACCGAGTCGACACTCGCGACATAGCCGCTGGAGAGTTCGCTGATGTGGCAGAGTCCGTCCTTACCGGGGAGGATTTCGACGAACGCGCCGAAGTCCCGTACGCTCGAGACGATCCCATCATAGATCTTGCCGATTTGGACCGTTGCCGTGCAGGCCTCCACGCGACCGATGGCTCGCTTCGCCGACTCGGCGTCTGCCGAAGCGACAGTTACATTGCCTTCATCATCGACGTCGATGGTCACTCCGGTTTCTTCCTGGATCGCTCGGATGTTCTTACCACCAGGACCGATCAACGCGCCGATCTTGTCGGGCTCGATCTTGGTTCGAAGCAATCGAGGTGCGAAACGGCTGGTTTCGCTGCGCGGACGAGGAATACACGTCAGCATCTTGCGGAGAATTTCGATCCGAGCTTCACGCGCTTGCTTGAGCGTGCCACGGATGATTTCTTCGCTAACGCCTGGGATCTTCAGATCCAACTGGATTCCGGTGATTCCGTTTTGCGTTCCCGAAATTTTGAAATCCATGTCGCCGAAGTGATCTTCGTCACCGATGATGTCGGTGAGCAGTACATGCTGGTCTTTTTCACGAACAAGACCGATGCTGATCCCTGCGACGGGGTTGGTGATGGGAACCCCGGCTGCCATCAATCCGAGACAGCCACCGCAAACGCTGGCCATCGACGACGAACCATTGCTCTCGAGGATGTCGCTGATCACACGAATTGTGTAAGGGAAATCTTCGGGGTCGGGAAGCACGGCTTCCAAGGATCGTTCTGCAAGCATCCCGTGGCCAATTTCTCGGCGGCCCGGTGCGCGAATAGGACGGCACTCACCCACGGAGAATGGCGGGAAGTTGTAGTCCAGCATGAATTTCTTGCTGTACTCATCCACCAATCCGTCGACGCGTTGTTCGTCTCGCGGTGTACCAAGAGTCACCGTAATGAACGCTTGGGTCTCACCCCGTTGGAACAGAGCCGTACCATGCGTGCGAGGAAGCAAATCGGTTTCACAGTGGATGGGTCGCAAACTCTTCGCGTCGCGACCATCGGAACGTCGCCCCGAAAGAATCAAATCGCGAACAACTTGATTTTCCAAAGTGTGCCAAACGTGGCTGAGTTGGTTGGTACAAATGGCCCCTTCGGCGGATGGGTCGGGGATCAAAGCCGAGACCGCTTCTGCTTTGAGCGCCGAGCAAGCTTCGTTGCGAGCTTGTTTGCCTTCGATTTGCTTCGCTTCCTTGAAGCGTTCGTAGTAATCCGCTCGCAGTTTCGCCATCAGTTCGGTCGTATCTGGCGAATCAAAAGTGGTCTTGGTCGGTTTGACCTTATCGAAGAACTCGCGTTGAAGTTCGATCACTTGCTTGCAGACATCATGTGCAAACTTGATCGCTTCCAACATCTCCGCTTCAGGCATTTCTTGCGCGAAGCCTTCGATCATCATGACTTCTCGTTCGTTTGCCGAAACGATCATGTCGAGTTCGCTCTCTTCGAGTTGAGCGTGGGTGGGGAACGCAATCAGCTTGCCTTCCACTTTGCCAACTCGGCATGAAGAGATCGGGCCTTGGAAAGGAAGTGGACTGATAAACAAAGCCGCTGCAGCGCCGTTCATGGCGAGAACGTCAGCGTCGTTTTGAACGTCCGAACTCATCACAATCGCCTGGACTTGGACTTCGTCAATGAACCCGTCTGGGAAGAGGGGGCGGATAGGACGGTCGATCAAGCGACTGGTGAGCGTTTCTTTGGTCGTCGGGCGACTTTCCCTTTTGAGGAAACCGCCGGGAAACTTACCCGCTGCTGCGAATCGTTCGCGATAATCGCATGTGAGCGGGAAGAAGTCAGTTCCTGGACGGGACGGGCCGGTCGTCGTCGCGATGAACACGACAGTATCGCCGTATTGGCATACGACGCTGGAAGTGGCTTGCTTGGCCAAAGCCCCTGTCTCGAACGAGAGAACCGAATCGCCAATTTGTTTTTCTACACGAATCTTTACCACGAATTTCTTTCCTTCCAAAAACCTATGCCGCTCGCGCGATGCTCAAGAGACCGGGAGTGGCTTCTGCAAAAATCAAGTCAACAATCGAGCGACCGCAAGACGGCCGAAACTTCTTCCCCGAAATGCAACAGCAGCCGGGACCAACTACGGGCTCCGAACCGAGAGCTCGCAAGCCATCCAAACCCGCCACTCAAGCGGGAAACACACCAAGCGTCTTCACGACAACGCATTCCACTGCGTCTTTTGCAGCGCATTTTGTCGACGCCGCTGCAAAAACACCTTCCAAACAACAATCCTGCCTGACATTCCACGCAAAACTGTGAAACCAACCGATCGCGGGACAAGAAAGCTCGGCGATGTCAACGCGTCAGAGCACGCTAACCCAGCGGATAACCATCCAAGCAATACGGCACCAGAAACCAGTCACTACTTCAGGCGGACCATCCCATGCAAGTCCGCGTTCAACGTCAAATCACTTGGAAAAGCGAGCAAGGGCTGGTGAGAACCAGCCCTTGTCGCGATGAATTCATTACTTTCGAATGTTCAGCTTACCGATGATTTCCAAATATCGCTGCGGATCATGCTTTCGGACATAATCGAGCAATGATCGACGCTTGCTAACCATGCGAAGGAGGCCGCGGCGACTGGAATAGTCACGAGGGGCGGCTCGCATGTGCGAGGTCATCGAATTGATTCGCTCGGTCAAAAGAGCGATTTGGACATCCGCGGAACCGCTATCAGCTCCGCTCTTCTGAAACGCCTTGATCAGTTCTTCTTTTCGTTCTTTGCTAACGGTCATTCGCCAACCAATTACCTTGGGTCCAGCGGTGTTCGACATGTTCCGAACACCAGTACATCCTAGTTTTTAAACCATAAGATCGTGGAATCCTAGCTATTTTTTTAAGCTTTGCAACGGCAATTTCTCGGGCGTCATGTATAGAATATTGGCCGGAACCTCGCGGTTCCTTCCGAATTCGAATCCTCGCCCCCGCAAATCGTGCCTGAATGCTCTTCCCCCGCTCCTCGCCAACTCCATTCGCGATTTTCGCTACCGTTGGCTGCTTGGGCCCCATTTACCGCAACAGGGTACCCATCTGCGGCTGGCTCGATGGGCCAGCACTGCCTGAGTAAATTGAGGCGCGGCTTCTAGTGAACGACGAAGACGAATTGATCGAGTCGGCATTGGCCGGGGACAGCAGTTCCTTTGAAATTCTGGTTTTTCGCTACCAGGACAGGCTTTTTACCGCGATGATCAGCGTCGTCGGCGGGGCCGAAGAAGCCGAGGATGTGGTTCAAGAAGCCTTCATCCAGGCATACCTCAAGCTGGATACTTTCCAACGAAACAGCCGATTCTTCACGTGGCTGTACCGTATCGCGTTCAATTTCGCACTGGCCCGCCGACGCAAGGCGAGGAACCTGGTTTCGCTCGACGAAGCACGGGAGAACGTCGGCCACGAGCCTGAATCGGAATTGGATGCCCCCGATAACCGAATGACTCGCTTCGAAGACGCCAAACTAGTGCACAATGCTCTGGCCCTGCTGACCGAAGACCATCGCGCCATTCTGGTCCTCCGCGAAATGGAAGACATGGCGTACGAAGAAATCGCCGAAGTCCTCGACATTTCCATCGGCACGGTTCGCTCAAGACTCAACCGCGCTCGATTCGCCCTCAAAGCCCAATTAGAAAAGTTCCCGGAGTGGAACCCCAAAGCTTGAGGAATCGCTACCGAGGCTTTCGCCAAGTTCGATGGTAACCGAGCCGCTCTAGAGACTGATAAACCTCTTCCAACGTCTTCTCACCAAAATTCGCTATGCTCAGCAGAGTCTCCGGAGTGCTGTTGAGTAGATCCCGCACGGTGAAGATCCCTTTCTCTTCCAAGCAATTTGTCGTGCGAACCTGAAGCCCTATCTCCGCTGTGCTGAGGTCCAGTCGCTCCTTGAGAAGGCGGGCTTGTTCTTCGGCCTGGCTAATCGGTACCCGAGTCATTCGAATCACTCCTCCGTGATGGGGACATTCTTGTCCATTTGAAAAGATGCAAATCATTCGCTATCGATCGCAACGCATTGACAATCGTTGCACCGAAGTAGTGTGTGGACCCAATATACCAACCCACTTCTTTTTTGCACCCGTTGTGTACGAAAATATCCATGCATGACTCCCACTGAGCTCCCGTATGAACATGTGGCGAATGCTAGCGTTTGGGTCGCGGGCAGGATTTGTTTTCCATGCTCCTTCTCTCGGAATATCCAGACATCCTCCCGAACCGGAGCAACCGAACTTCGCGTTACGGTCTGGCCTTACGCAGCGATACTGACGAAACCAAAAGCACCGTTTGCCCCTTTCATTCTCCCTACCCAGCCGAGGAAAGTATGCTTCGACATCTCGTGCTAACTTCGATCGGTCTGATCCTCACGATCCTGGGGTCTGGACGGTGTTTAGCGCAGACCTTGGATGACACGGGAATGTGGTTCGCGGCTTTCGGAAGTGGGAAGATCCGCCCGATGGAGACGGAGTCGCCTTTCCGATGGTGGTTCGACAGTCAGCTTCGATTGGCAGACGATACGGACGGCTTCCAGCAGAGCATTCTGCGTCCAGGGGTCGGATATGACGTAGTGGAAAACCAAACGGTATGGGCGGGATACGCTTGG includes these proteins:
- a CDS encoding DNA-directed RNA polymerase subunit alpha C-terminal domain-containing protein, producing MTRVPISQAEEQARLLKERLDLSTAEIGLQVRTTNCLEEKGIFTVRDLLNSTPETLLSIANFGEKTLEEVYQSLERLGYHRTWRKPR
- a CDS encoding polyribonucleotide nucleotidyltransferase, with amino-acid sequence MVKIRVEKQIGDSVLSFETGALAKQATSSVVCQYGDTVVFIATTTGPSRPGTDFFPLTCDYRERFAAAGKFPGGFLKRESRPTTKETLTSRLIDRPIRPLFPDGFIDEVQVQAIVMSSDVQNDADVLAMNGAAAALFISPLPFQGPISSCRVGKVEGKLIAFPTHAQLEESELDMIVSANEREVMMIEGFAQEMPEAEMLEAIKFAHDVCKQVIELQREFFDKVKPTKTTFDSPDTTELMAKLRADYYERFKEAKQIEGKQARNEACSALKAEAVSALIPDPSAEGAICTNQLSHVWHTLENQVVRDLILSGRRSDGRDAKSLRPIHCETDLLPRTHGTALFQRGETQAFITVTLGTPRDEQRVDGLVDEYSKKFMLDYNFPPFSVGECRPIRAPGRREIGHGMLAERSLEAVLPDPEDFPYTIRVISDILESNGSSSMASVCGGCLGLMAAGVPITNPVAGISIGLVREKDQHVLLTDIIGDEDHFGDMDFKISGTQNGITGIQLDLKIPGVSEEIIRGTLKQAREARIEILRKMLTCIPRPRSETSRFAPRLLRTKIEPDKIGALIGPGGKNIRAIQEETGVTIDVDDEGNVTVASADAESAKRAIGRVEACTATVQIGKIYDGIVSSVRDFGAFVEILPGKDGLCHISELSSGYVASVDSVCKVGDAMKVIVIDIDDHDRVKLSRRRALEELGMEDEFAAPSEESDDLDDFGGDDLGDDIGFDEKPERADRPERTEARTGDRGGRGRGGDRGGDRGGDRGSSGGSGGGGGGFRRGGGRGRSRGGSGGGSGGGGGRSSGGDRGGDRGGDRR
- the rpsO gene encoding 30S ribosomal protein S15; the protein is MTVSKERKEELIKAFQKSGADSGSADVQIALLTERINSMTSHMRAAPRDYSSRRGLLRMVSKRRSLLDYVRKHDPQRYLEIIGKLNIRK
- a CDS encoding RNA polymerase sigma factor, with product MNDEDELIESALAGDSSSFEILVFRYQDRLFTAMISVVGGAEEAEDVVQEAFIQAYLKLDTFQRNSRFFTWLYRIAFNFALARRRKARNLVSLDEARENVGHEPESELDAPDNRMTRFEDAKLVHNALALLTEDHRAILVLREMEDMAYEEIAEVLDISIGTVRSRLNRARFALKAQLEKFPEWNPKA